Genomic DNA from Luteolibacter arcticus:
GATGTCGTCTCCGGGATTGAGCGACGCGAGCTTTGCATCCTTCGACGCCCCGCTGTCGATCCACCACTTGATGAGCCGCACCTCGTGCGGCTCCAGTTGCTTCTTGTCCTCCGGCGGCATGTGCTCGTCATCGTCCATCGGCAGATCGATGCGGATGACGATGTTGCTCTCGGCGGACTTGCCGTGGACCAGTCCCTCGCCTTCCTTGCCGCCCTTCACGAGCAGCTCATAGTCATCCATCCGGAACTTGCCCTTCTGCTTCTCAGCACCGTGGCACGCGGCGCACTTCTCCTCGAAGATCGGCGCAATGATCTCGCTGTAGACCACCGGGTCTGCGGCCATCGCCCCGGAAGTCCCGGCAGCAAGCACCAGGAGCACGGAGCGGGTCAGGCCGCGATGGGATGTGAGGAAGGCTTTCATGGTCGCGATCGATTGCAGTTCTCAGAGTTTCTTGAGCTTCGTCACCCGTCCGCTGGCGTTCCAGTCCTGGACGTAGAGGTTGCCCGCCTTGTCGAAGGACAGGCCGTGCGGCGCGGTGAAGATGCCCGTCTTCATCTGGTCAAGCGGAATGCCAAAGCCCGCCCATTGGGCCTTGTTCGGATTGTCACCGAGGAAGGCGACAGGCGCGCCGTTCTTGTCGAGGATGGTCACGCGAGCCTCAAGCTCGGCCACCGCGCAAACATCGCCGAGGATGGAGAGCGTGCACGGGCGGCGCAGGTTGGTGGCGTGGACGCCGATCCAATTCCCTTCAAGGTCGAAATGGACCAACCGGCGGCTTTCGCGGTCGCAGACCAGCAACCGCGGCGCACCGTAGCGGGTGTCGATGGCCATGCCATGGCTGCACGTCGTCTTCCCATCGCCGGTGCCCTTGCCGCCGAACGATTTGAGGTGCTTTCCCTTCTCGTCAAACTTGTGGATGAACTGCGCCCCATAGCCCATCGAGCAGAAGATGGAGCCATCCGGAGCGACGGCCACGGCGGTGAGACCGTTCCAGCCGCCTTCCACATCGCCAGCGGTGGCCTTGGAAATCTCCAGCAGCTCCTTGCCGTCGGTATCGAGCTTGCAGACGCGCAGCGCCTTCGGCCCGCCGAGCTGGGCACCGTAGATCACCGTCTTGCCGCGCTCCTCGCGCACCGCCATGGCATGGAAGCCCTGGCACTCCGGCGCGATGCTTTTCACCAGCTTGCCGTCCGGCTGATAGACCAGGATGCCATGCGCGGCATCGGTGGAGACGTAGATGAAACCGCTCTTCTCATCGATGATCACGCCGCCGTGCGTCGGGCCGATCTTCTTTCCATCCGGCAGCTCGCCCCAATGGGGAATGGCCTCATACATGAAGGCTCCGTTGCCGGTGCGGACGGCTTCTTCGAGATCCTTGCCGGGTTCCTTTCCGTGGTCGGGATGGGCGAAGGCGAGCGCGGGGACGAGGAACAGCAGTGCGGTTGGTTTCATGCGATGGCAGTTGGAGAGGTGATCGGGAATCGGGATCGGCGGCAATCTGGAACTACAGGTCACGCCAGCACATCCTTCACGATGTGTCCGGCGACGTCGGTCAGGCGGAAGTAGCGGCCTTGGAATTTGTAAACGAGCTTCTCATGCTCGACACCCATGAGGTGGAGCATCGTCGCGTGGAGGTCGTGGACATGAACGCCGCCATCGACGATGTTGTAGCCGTAGTCGTCGGTGGTGCCGTGGGTGACGCCGGCCTTCACGCCCGCACCGGCGAGCCAGATGCTGAAGCAGCGCGGATGGTGGTCGCGGCCGTAGTTGTTGCCGCTCATCTTGCCCTGGCAATACGCGGTGCGGCCGAATTCGCCGCCCCACACGACCAGCGTGTCTTCTAACAATCCACGGCGCTTGAGATCCATCACCAGAGCGGCCGAGGCCTGGTCGGTCTGCTTGCACTGGCGGGTGATGCCACCGACGACGTCGCCGTGCTGGTCCCACCCCTGGTGGAAGAGCTGTACGAAACGGACGTCGCGCTCGATCAGGCGGCGCGCGAGCAGGCAATTCGCGGCGTAGGTCCCCGGCGTCTTCGAATCGGGACCGTAGAGATTGAAGGTCTCCTCGGTTTCGTCCGAGAGATCGGTGGCATCCGGCACACTGGTCTGCATCCGGAACGCCATTTCCGCCTGCGCGATGCGGGCATCGATCTCCGGATCCAGTTCGTGCGCGGCTTGGTCACGATTGAGTTTGCCCAAGGCGTCTAACATCCCGCGCCGGATGTGCGGCGAGACGCCTTCGGGATTCGTCAGATAGAGCACCGGTTCCTTGCCGGAGCGGAACTGCACGCCCTGGTGCTCGCTCGGGAGGAAGCCGGAACCCCACAGCCGGGTGTAGAGCGGCTGGTCGCGGCTGCCATTCTTCGAAACGAGGACAATGAAGGCGGGCAGGTTGGCGTTGAGACTGCCCAGGCCATACGAGGCCCAGGAACCCATCGACGGTCGCCCGGGGATCTGGTTGCCGGAGCAGAAGAAGGTGATCGCCGGGTCGTGGTTGATCGCCTCGGTGTGCATCGTGCGGATCACGCAGATCTCGTCGGCGATTTTTTGCGTGAAGGGCAGCGTGTTGCAGATCTCCATGCCACTGCGGCCATGCTTCGAGAAGTCGGCGAAGGAGCCGGCCATCGGCAGCAGGCTCTGGTTGCCACTCATCGTCGAGAGCCGCTGGTTGCCGATGACTTCCTTGGGCAGCGCCTTGCCATGTCCCTGGCGCAGCAGCGGCTTGTAGTCGAAGGTCTCCAAGTGCGACGGACCGCCGGCTTGAAACAGGTAGATGACCCGCTTCACCTTCGCGAAATGATGCGGCGCGCCGAGGCTCCCGCCGGTGGAAGCCGCTGCCTTGCCCGAACCTAACAGGTTCGACAAGGCCATGGCACCGAGACCGAGTCCGCTCTTGCCGAGGAAGTGGCGGCGGGTCAGTCCCATCAATTGGTCGTAGCTTGGACGAATCGGTTTCATGGGACTAGCGGTTGGTGATGACGGCGTCCGAGGTGAGCAGCGTGGAACAGACGACCACGAGTGCGGCGAGCGATGGATCGTCCTTGCCGGCCACGCTGAGGGCGGCGGCGCGGTCCTTTTCGTAGGTCGCCCTCTGGGCCGCGTGAAGTTCGGCGATCGCCGCCCGCTCGGCCGGCCGCGGTGCCCGGCATGCCAGAATGGCAAAGGCACGGTCGCACTGGGCGGCCGCATCGCCCGGAGCTTGCGCCACGCAACGCTCCGCCAGCTTCCGCGCGCATTCGAAGAAGCTCTGGTCGTTGAGGAAGATGAGCGGCTGGAGCGGCGTGTTCGTCGTCAATCGCCGCGCCTGGCAAATCTCGCGGCTTCCCGCATCGAGCGTGGTCAACATCGGCGGTGGTGCAGTCCGTTTCCGGAAAGTATACAGGGTGCGGCGATAGAGCCCCTCCCCCTTGTCGGGCACATAGTCACCACCCGAGGCCCCGGCTTCCGACCAGACGCCCGGCGGCTGCCATGGCTTCACGCTGGGTCCACCCACTTTCTCAACGAGCAGCCCCGCAGCAAAGAGCGCCTGATCGCGGATCGCCTCACCCGACAGGCGATAGGCCGGGCCGCGTGCCAGCAAGCGATTCGCCGGATCGCGCTCCAACTTCTCCGCGGTGTTGCTCGACGACTGGCGGAAGGTCGAGCTCATCACGATGCGCTTGAGCAGCTTCTTCACGTCCCAACCCGAGGCCACGAAGTCGTACGAGAGGGTATCGAGCAACTGCGC
This window encodes:
- a CDS encoding DUF1501 domain-containing protein, yielding MKPIRPSYDQLMGLTRRHFLGKSGLGLGAMALSNLLGSGKAAASTGGSLGAPHHFAKVKRVIYLFQAGGPSHLETFDYKPLLRQGHGKALPKEVIGNQRLSTMSGNQSLLPMAGSFADFSKHGRSGMEICNTLPFTQKIADEICVIRTMHTEAINHDPAITFFCSGNQIPGRPSMGSWASYGLGSLNANLPAFIVLVSKNGSRDQPLYTRLWGSGFLPSEHQGVQFRSGKEPVLYLTNPEGVSPHIRRGMLDALGKLNRDQAAHELDPEIDARIAQAEMAFRMQTSVPDATDLSDETEETFNLYGPDSKTPGTYAANCLLARRLIERDVRFVQLFHQGWDQHGDVVGGITRQCKQTDQASAALVMDLKRRGLLEDTLVVWGGEFGRTAYCQGKMSGNNYGRDHHPRCFSIWLAGAGVKAGVTHGTTDDYGYNIVDGGVHVHDLHATMLHLMGVEHEKLVYKFQGRYFRLTDVAGHIVKDVLA